The segment GCGCAAGATCACGCGCGGGATGTGGGCGCTCTGCCTCCTCAACGACACGATCCTTTTCGCGTTGTTCCCCTCGCTCATCATGCTCGTGGGGTCGAGCGTCCTGCTCGGCTGGTATTGGCCGATGATGGGGCTAATCATCGCTTGCGGCTCGGTTGGCTATGTGGCGCTGATCATTATCCTGTCGCTCGGCTATGTGGCGCCAGCGGCAAGCCTCGCCAACAACTGGGATACGAGGCTTGGCGGCTCGCTTGCGGACGCGATCAGCTGTAACGCGGTGGTCAAAGGCTTCGGCGCCGAAGCGCGGGAAGATTATCGCCTCGCGAAAGTCATCTCCAAGTGGCGGCACCGCACCCGCCGGACCTGGGTGCGCGGGACGGTCAGTGCTGCTTTCCAGGGGATCATGCTTCTTGCGATGAGAGCGGCTTTGATCGGCTATGCCTTATTTATGTGGTCGCGCGGCCAGGCGACCCCAGGTGACATCGCCTTGGTGCTCGCGTCTTTCACCGTCCTGTATGGCTACTTGCGTGATGTTTCCATGCACGTGCGCACCATCCAGCGCTCTGTAAATGAGATGGAGGAACTGGTCAAAACCTACAGCCAGCCGCCCGACGTGGCCGATGTTCCGGGCGCCAAGCCGATCCGGATCACGAAGGGTCACATCGATTTTGAGAGCGTCCATTTCCACTACGGCAATCATTGGTCGCCATTCTACAGCGACTTGTCGATTTCGATTGAGGCCGGCGCACGGGTCGGTCTGGTCGGCCCCTCTGGCTCCGGCAAGACCACTTTCGTCAAGCTCATCCAGCGGCTTTACGACCTGGATGCTGGACGAATCTTGATCGATGGGCAGGACATCTCGCGGGTGACGCAGGCCTCGCTGCGCTCGCAGATCGCGATCGTACAGCAGGAGCCCCTCCTGTTCCACCGCTCGCTGGCCGAGAACATAGCCTATGGGCGGCCGGGTGCTTCTCGATCCGACATTGAGCAGGCGGCGCGGCTCGCCAGCGCGCATGACTTCATTGCGCGCCTGCCGAACGGCTATGGTACGCTGGTCGGCGAACGCGGCGTGAAGCTTTCAGGCGGCGAGCGCCAGCGTGTGGCGATAGCGCGCGCCTTCCTCGCCGATGCCCCGATCCTGATTCTGGACGAGGCGACATCGAGCCTCGACTCGGAATCGGAGGTGCTGATCCAGAAGGCGATGGAGCGGCTCATGGTCGGGCGCACCACGCTCGTCATTGCGCACCGGCTCTCGACGGTGCGCGAACTCGACCGGCTGCTTGTCTTCGACCGTGGTTGCATCACCGAGCAGGGCGACCATGCCGCGCTGATCCGTCGCGACGGCATCTACCGCCGCCTGTTCGAGCGGCAGGCCTTGGAGCTGACAAGGGGGTGGGATGAGACCAATGTGCAACGCGGTTGAACGCGGCGTGAATTCAGCTTGCCTCCCCAGCAATCCTGTCGGACCGGTCCTGAAAAGGCGGCCGCAACCTGTCGTCGGGCTTGTCCAATCCACGACACGCCTGGTGCCGGCCTGTCTTCCTGCC is part of the Mesorhizobium sp. L-2-11 genome and harbors:
- a CDS encoding ABC transporter ATP-binding protein — encoded protein: MFSSSRRPSISGFLRPSGLLRSHKAKRRFHIDLRGAAFRDVFAFTMRHWSRQPVRLAIIMIAVLVATLLDVLTPLYSGRLVDAVAQGAAADAVVWDAALAAFSMLIALTLGAVVMRNVAFIAINDFILKMMSDIASDAFHRVQRFSTDWHAKTFAGSTVRKITRGMWALCLLNDTILFALFPSLIMLVGSSVLLGWYWPMMGLIIACGSVGYVALIIILSLGYVAPAASLANNWDTRLGGSLADAISCNAVVKGFGAEAREDYRLAKVISKWRHRTRRTWVRGTVSAAFQGIMLLAMRAALIGYALFMWSRGQATPGDIALVLASFTVLYGYLRDVSMHVRTIQRSVNEMEELVKTYSQPPDVADVPGAKPIRITKGHIDFESVHFHYGNHWSPFYSDLSISIEAGARVGLVGPSGSGKTTFVKLIQRLYDLDAGRILIDGQDISRVTQASLRSQIAIVQQEPLLFHRSLAENIAYGRPGASRSDIEQAARLASAHDFIARLPNGYGTLVGERGVKLSGGERQRVAIARAFLADAPILILDEATSSLDSESEVLIQKAMERLMVGRTTLVIAHRLSTVRELDRLLVFDRGCITEQGDHAALIRRDGIYRRLFERQALELTRGWDETNVQRG